TTCTTTTAGCCAGGGATTTGGAGGTGCTGGATTTATTTTGAGTTATCCTTTGGCAAAAGTGTTGGCAGAAGATATGGAGAATTGTTTGTTGAGATATAGGTATACTTTGAAACCTGCTGCTGATCTTACTACAATGTCTTGTATTGCTGATATTGGAGTTAGCCTCACTCCCCTCAAAGGATTGCACCAGGTATATATTAGTGGTACAGCGGTACTTGAAGTAATTAGTATCACCTTATACGTTAAATTTTAGTACAAATTCAGTTTAAAAAGTTGATATTAGAGATAAGAtcacttatttttttaatttccgGCCAATTGAAAGAAATTACTCTAACGGGATGCTTcaaaattctattttatttagataattcaaattcaattataaatttaaattgtcGCTGTCGTTGAAAATTACAGATTGACATGCGTGGTGACATATCAGGTTTCCTATCCTCCCACCCACAATTCCCTTTACTATCCCTTCACCATTTCGACTTTGTTGACCCACTCTTTCCCTCCATGAACCGATACGAATCCACACGCCACCTCATGGCTGCTGCAGCAGCAGACCAGTCCCGAATGCTGCAGCAAACTATCTGTTACCACCGTGAAAACGGGTGGTCGTTATCCATTTCTTGGGGTTATTCTGCTCATATATATGAAAGAATTATGCCTCGGGGATTCTTACAGTTCCCCATCGAAACCTTTAGGCCATGGGGAAGGAGCCCCCGGCCACCACATTACATGTTCAACACACGCCGGCCATCAGATCATCCCTGTGAAGCCCCCCATGTTTTCTTTTTCCAAACCGTGGATAAGAAAACTGAGCATGATCCGGTTATTGCCACGTTTACCCGAGCATGGCCTCGGGTTTTGCCTGCTTGTTCTGGGAACAATTCTGCCGAGTTTGTTTCCAAGATTCTGGTACATACACCTCCAACAAAGCGTCTTGAGGTATTATTTGTGTTAAATGCAATAATTATCTCTGttacggtttaaaatatttgagctgCACTGTTATAGCTAGCTATACTTTTGATAAAGTGGTAAACGTTCTGTCttaacaattggtatcagagccgatgTCACGGGTtcaattctcattgattgcaatgagTGAAATTATTGGGTGGGAAATTATATTGTTCTTGTTGGGTAGAGCAACCGAAAAGTGATTTTTGGTAAAGTAGCAAACGTTTGGTCCTACAATTTGCATTACTGTTTAAAATCTTTaggtttatttttcaaaatttattgaaattcaTCTTGGGGTTCATTAGTTTCGAACTTGGTTGAGATTCTTCATTCTTCTAAGATTCAAATGATCATATCTATGgtggttgattttttttttttccagattgATAGAAGTGAATGCTGTGACATCGTTCGAATACATGATAACAAGGCAGAGGTTAAATATAGGGAGTGTATGAAAAATGAGATCATTGCCTAATCTTTATACTGGAAGTACCCAAATTTTTTGCATTATTATTGTGATCAGATATGGATTTACATCATCTATTCATCGATACACTGTGCGTTTAATTACTTCAACTCTATGCTTAAACTGAGAGAACTAACAATCAGCATCAACCCAATGCCTTTCGTTTTTTAAAGAGGCAATCCAATTCTCCGAATACTAACTtggatttgaaatgaaggacaAACTCACATCGACTTTCTTCACTTTAGCATGGACTGACGATTTTTCTGATCAGTGAGCTATTTGGATTCCTATTAACCGAGCATAATCAACCCATCTGCATAAAAAATCGAAACGGTTTAGGAGTTCTATTACAGTGAGGATGGATTAGAATAAGAGTGCCGCGGAAAGGTCAATAACTCACAATAATGAACCCAAGAACGTGTTGCCTGTTCGAACAGCAAAGCAAAGTGCGCTCAACAGTAACTTGTGTTGATGAAGCATGGGCTCCAAAATCCGTTGTTCGATAAAACCAGCCACCATCTGGTATCTagagtttgacaaaatatgatgGTTAAAGGATATAAAGTTATCATTGtcattttgtataacaatatcaCATTAAGAACCAAAAAATCACGTACATACCTAAGATTGCTAGATGTGGCCA
This sequence is a window from Primulina huaijiensis isolate GDHJ02 chromosome 13, ASM1229523v2, whole genome shotgun sequence. Protein-coding genes within it:
- the LOC140991758 gene encoding uncharacterized protein encodes the protein MVSLVQKMNHLVSLPKTFFIFVVIFSFCFIYLSILHPNYSVSSLPTVISSRETDSPTNLSHLVFGLVGSEKAWRHRKPYIQSWWRPNITRGFLLLDQTPGITLLPWSPSAPPYKVSDDLTKLLRNTDITAQRIIHGIMEAFREDNENLRWLVMGDDDSIFFVDNIVDVLSRYDHRKYYYLGGQSEFILSNHWYSFSQGFGGAGFILSYPLAKVLAEDMENCLLRYRYTLKPAADLTTMSCIADIGVSLTPLKGLHQIDMRGDISGFLSSHPQFPLLSLHHFDFVDPLFPSMNRYESTRHLMAAAAADQSRMLQQTICYHRENGWSLSISWGYSAHIYERIMPRGFLQFPIETFRPWGRSPRPPHYMFNTRRPSDHPCEAPHVFFFQTVDKKTEHDPVIATFTRAWPRVLPACSGNNSAEFVSKILVHTPPTKRLEIDRSECCDIVRIHDNKAEVKYRECMKNEIIA